The DNA segment CCACCCCACTCTCTTGATTCCCTGTAATTGACCACTTCTCTCGCTCCCAACTCTTTCAACAGTCTTCCCTTCTCAGCATTACTCGTCGTGGCCACAACATTTGCccccacagcaacagcaaattGCAAAGCAGCAATACTCACTCCTCCAGTCCCCTGAATCATAACCCAATCTCCTTGCTTGATCTCTCGCCCCTTCAGTCCGAAGAGAGCATTGTAAGCCGTCAACCCACTACACGTCAAAGTCGAAGCTTCGAGGAAACTCAAGTTCGCAGGCATCTTGAAAAGACCCGAAGCTGGAAAGTTGCCTCTTGAGCGAAGAGTTCCATCGAGAGTGTGGCCCAGGCCAGAAGAAATGGCTTTCATATCAGGCATGGAGGACTCGTCAGAGGGGTCGAAAAGCGGAGTCAAATGCGTAAGGACTTTATCGCCCGGCTGAAAATCCTTTACGTTCGATCCGACTGCTTCGACGATACCTGCTCCGTCTGAACCAGGCACAACGTGTGGTGCTCGAATTGGTCCTGGAGCCAGGCCCTGCACACAGCAGATATGTCAATCAGCCCCAATTCTTCCACAACTCCAACGCGTTCCTGAACATCACTGGTATGCTCACCTTGGCGATCATCAAGTCTCTGTAGTTCAACCCTGCAGCGTACAACTTCACGCGCACTTCATTTTCCCCCAGAGAGCCCAGCGTAGCATCTCGGTCCAGCCCCAGAGATCGGATGCTTCGACTCGTGCTTGGGAGAATCCATTGCGAAACACGTTCTTCTTTCGCTTCGCCTGCAGGTTTGCCAGAAGTCATACTCTTCTTATACCAATTCTTCAATGCAATATAAACAACGATCTAACGAATGGGGGATATTTCAAGGTGAGAGTCAAGGTTAAATAGTGATTGAACTGTGTTCCaagccatcttcatcctaCAAATTTGAAGTCCGCATGAcattggcattggcattAGTGCTTGCGAGAACGGAGGCCTCTCCCAAAATGGCTCACTTGTTCCTGACATCATGCTGGATGGAGAAGGGTGGGTGAAAGTGGGCTGCTGTGCAACAAGTTGCGTGAGAAGCCGGCTTTACGCCGTCTTCCCGAAGCATTACCGTAGGCAGAGTGATTAGTCTGGCGATATGTGGTCTGCTTCAACATTCAGCTCAAAGTGAACATTGCGACCATGCCGAACACATGTAGAACTACCCATAGCTGGAAGGAGATAGGTTGCGTGAAGGTCGGAATAGTTGAGAAGGAAGCAATTCGTGAAGTCAGAAAACACCTCAATCATAAAATTTCATCTTCCGCTTCAACAATCAAAAGGTTAAAAATCCATAATTACACAGTACAAAGCTTGCCTGAGCACAAACGCCTCAATTCAAAGTCAAGCCCCCGAGAGTGTTTCAAAAGTGTTCTTCATCTCGAATGTTCCGATCGTGCAGCACACTCATCAAATGTGGTTTTCTCATCGTCGCATCGTCATCGCAAGGCGCGTATACTTCAGGCTGGGTATCATATGTTCGTTTTGAGATCGATCGTTGGGCACACAGCCTAAGAGCCGTACGCctgcttgatctccttctGATACTTCTCCATGATGCCCTTGCGGTTGAGCTTCTGGGCGGAAGTGACGAGTTGCTGGACAAGAGTTAGTGCATATTCATAAATTGGTAGTGTTTGGGAGAACTCACATTCTGTGGGGTCCACTCCTCATCTGCGAGAACAACACCCTCAATGATCTCAATTCCGGCCAGACCTTGCTTCCTGCCAGTGTCCTGCATAGCCTTCAGGACGAGGTTGttgatcttcttgttgtGGCAGAGATCTTCCAGGCCGTTGCCCTCGATGCCATTGTCGCTGGCGAGCTGCTTCAGAGCGGGCTCGGCTGGGACAACGATAGCAATTGGCTTATTCTTGTCCTGCGCAGCATAGACACAGATGTTCTGGACGATCTTTGTGGATCGGTAGACAGATTCCAGCTTTTCCAGTGCAATGTATTCACCATTGAGCGTCTTGACCAAGTTCTTCTTGCGATCGATGATCTTGAGCTGTCCGTAGCTGTCGAACTCGCCAATGTCACCAGTCTTGAACCAGCCGTCGCTCGTGAAAGACTCTTCCGTCTCCTTCGGAAGGTCGAGGTATCCGGAAGTGACGGACGCGCCACGAATCCAGATCTCACCCTGAGGTGGGTTGTTCTTGGCAAAGTAGCCTGCGTCTGGGAAGTCCACAAGCTTGACTTCGACGGAGCCTGGGATCTCGCCGAGTGCGGTATCGTTCCACGACAGAGGATCCATGAGCGCGCCCATGGCTGCAGTTTCGGTCAAGCCGTAGCCAGAAATCATCGGGGCGATGCACATGGAGATGAAGCGCTGAGTCTCCTTGGCGACCGGTCCGCCTCCGTTCATGCAAATACGGAGCTTGCCTCCGGTGGCTTCGGCGACCTTCTTGAAAACAACGTTGTCCACAATATTGGTGCCGACGCTGGAGAGCGGAAGGTAACTCGAGTTGTTCATCATGAAGCTCTTGGCGCTCATAGCGCCCCAGAACAAGTTCTTGGAGACTGGGTTGAGTTTCTCCACCTTGGTCATGATACCCTTCTTAACAGTTTCCCATACCGCTGGAACACCAACCAAGATACTTGGCTTGAATTCTGCAATGTCGCCTCGGCAGTTGCGCATGGACGCGTCGGAAATGGTCTTTGGGTTACCGTAACCCATGGAGCCACCCCAGTACAGACAGGCGGATTCAAAGACGAACTCGAGAATGTGCGCAAGAGGAAGGTAGGTCAGAAGGCCGTCGCCGGGGCCCAAGTATGGACCAACAATGACATCCACACCAGCGATAGCAGCGATCACGTTCTTGTGCGTCAAAAGCACACCCTTTGGTGCGCCAGTGGAGCCGGAAGTGTACATGATGCAGCAGAGATCATCTGGAGATGGTGGAGTAGGCTCGACCTTGTTCTGCTTGCCGAGCTCGATGAACTCAGTGAAACTGTTCACGGTCAGGTGTGGGTGAGCTTCCTTCAACTTCTGCACGTTCTCCTTGGTCTGCTCATCGGTGACTTGTCTTGTGGGCGAGTTATCATCGTTGTAGATGACGTGCTGGATGTCCTTCGTCTCTTGCAGTGGCTTGATGAGCTTGACCAGGAGGTGAGGGTCAAGGAAGATGGCCTTCGCGTGTGTCTGCTGAAGGGAGTGCTTGAGACCCTCCTCTCCAAGCGTATCGTAGGCGGTGACGATCGGCATGCTCTGACTTTGTGCTCCGTGAGCGGTGGCCAGCCAGTATGGATGTGTAGCCGCGAAGATGTGCACGCGGTCCTGCGGGTTCATGCCCAGGGCACGGAAACCGCAGCCGACGTTGAGCGCGAGCTGTTCATATTCGGTGAAGGACATGAACTCATACTGCGACAGCTCGTAGTATGTCCACTTCTTATCGACCTCTTTCTCCACGCCATCGAtggtcttcttcaccttcttgTTCTCCTCGTGCAGCTTGATGAGCTTTCTCTTGCCGAGCGCCTTCGCGTTGCCATACTTCTGGCTCGAACGCTTGAGGATATCGAAGATGGTGTTGACGCCCTCCTCGGGCGTGCTCTTGAGCTGGTCTTTTGTCCGCACGTTTCGGCGTGGCACTGTCTcgccctccttcttctccgcgcCCTGCACCTCAGCGGTGAAAGGTGGCTTCTTGTACATTTTGGGCTGGGGCACCAGCGTCCTGAGGTCCTTGCGAGCCATGATGCCAGCGTTTTGGTCGGtcatggcggcggcgtgAGCGAGGCGGTGGGGATCGGCGGTATTTGTAGGCCAGGAGGCGCGAGAGTTGGAGTATGCTAGGCAATCAAACGACATTCACTAGAGGGGGATGGACAGGCTCGGATCCAAGAGTGGTGGCTGTCCGGGAGTGTGGCTTACGGTGCTAAGGTCTTGGAGCTCTTGTGAGATGCTGAACATGCAATGACCTCAACCCTCTCCACTCCACGCCAAGTCAACCCCAGCGACGCCTCTTTTGGGGTAGGAGAGTTCGCTGAATGTTAATTCGCAATTCAACTCTGTTCGAGGGTGTCGCCTGCTGAATATAAACCACTGGCCCGCTACTTCTGCGCAgcgtgcagcagcgagaACGACAGGATTACTGAAACCGCCGCAGCTGGGATTGGCTGCGACGCCTGCCACGGATcaccgacgatgatgacctgGTTGCCACCGAACCTGAAAGGCGAGCGTGTGCCTGATTGAATCCTCCGCCGGGTGACACCCCTCTCACCTGACCGTACACAACTGCCACGTGCCAGCGCCTTTGTCTCTATACCTCTGCTCGCGAGAGCGAGCACGACGCGGCTGTCACCTACTTCTTCCTCATTGTCCATCGCGTTGTACGACTGCTATCTGTGAACGGATGACAGCATGCAGGGTTCAGCTATAGCTCTGGCCTCAGCGACCGGATCTTCACGCAACAACGGTTTGTGCTAGCGTCACCCATGTTCAACCGATCCGCGGAGGCCCACTCCGCAGCCGCCATCTTCGAGTGAGAGGAGAAATACAGCAACGCACGACAACCACTGGTGATGCTGCCGCGCTGTGCCATTACCATAGCGACCGGAGGCTCATGACGCGGACAGTAAGACTGCCAAGGCAACGACCGCAAGCTTGACGGGAGCACAGCACGTGGAGGCGGGCATTATGGACGCGCTGGTGGCGCAGCTTGGTGATGAAGTCCAAGACGTTGACGCAGGTGAGCAAAGgagcatcgtcgccatcacGCCCCGCGTAAGCGAGGCAAGAGCGTCCAAGATTGTCGGAACTCGCCTGCAACAGATGGTAATGGGTAAGTACAGAGACATTCGATATCTTCTCTCAACCATTTTCGATGGAAGACCTCGGTATGCTGGATCCAAAGGCGACCGTTCTCGATATCACGATAGCCGGACGTGACTTTGAGATCACACAATCGCCTGGCTTGCTACAGTCAAGCCGAGATGGAGGCACAACTGGCGCTGCCCTATGGCAGTCCACTTTACGGTGTGCTGAATGGCTCGCATCTCCTACAAATTTCCTCTACACTTCTGGCATCCTCGATTCAGGATCCTTGGTCCTGGAACTCGGAGCTGGGATCTCAGGAATCCTACCTTGTATCCTAGCTTCCCACGTAAAGAAGGTTGTCGCTACTGATCAACCCTACACTTTGAAGGCATTGCGGAGTAATATTGACATGAACGCTCGCTCGAATAGGACAACCAACAAAATGAAGGATTATAATATCGAAGTTTGCCCGCTGGATTGGGAAAAGGATGATGTGGCCGGCTTCTTGCGCGCACACGACTTCCAAGGTGGATTTGATGCCATTCTGGCTTGCGACTGCATCTACAACTATGCTCTCATCGAACCTTTCGTACAGACATGCGCCGATCTCTGCAGATCTCGAAGCCGCGACGAGCACCACACAGCCAACAGACCGACCATCTGCGTGGTCGTCCAGCAGTTGCGACAGGCCGAAGTTTTCGAGCAGTGGATGTCCGCCTTTCATAAGCTGTTCCGATCTTGGAGAATTCCTGGCGACCTTCTACCACGAGACCTGCAGGAAGACAGTGGATTTGCGGTCCACGTTGGCATTCTACGAAGTCGATGATGCTCTATGCGCCCTCAAGCTTGACCAGCACTTGGCCGAGCTCGCGCCCAGATGTCCTGCCAGAAAGCCGTCTTTTCCACAATCCTTGGTTTCTCGCTGTCCGCTCTGACAGCCGATGCCGATGTACATTCTGGCCTCTCCATGGCAGGAAGCCATCCTCTGACAGTCCGTGACGCCCCTAATTCTTCGATGTCTGGCAGCAGAAATTAACCATTGAGTGCATCTCGCTTGCATTCAATTTTTGTATAAGTGCTTGGGTTGGCCTGGGTAATGTAATAGCACTCGTTCAGAGTATTGTGGCACTGTCGAATTGGTTAGCCGCAACGCCCGGGTCGACGGAGTGACTGTTTGCTCACAAATTCGTCGCAATTACAGTTCCAACCCAGAAATCCTCCTTGGAGATAACAGAATCCGCAGTTCACTTGTTGGTCTGTCGATCTGCAACTCCGAAACTCCTGGTCTGGTCGATACTCCATCACTAAGGAAAAGGCGACATCGGGAGCTTGATCTGCAGCACTGACGAAGGACGCCAGCGCCACGAAAAATGCGTAAATGAATAGCAGCATGGTAACGATCGTCGTGGAGTGTGTGTGGTTGTTCTTGTTTGTGTGTGTTGAGGAACGAATGAAAGCCGTCGGCAGAAGTGGGATCGATTAGAGGGCTGTGCAAGCAATAATAGCATCACAGATCTCCTCCTGGCGCTAGAATCTTGGTGCACACGCACCACGCGCCGGAAAGATGAGACGATTGCTTGTGATGATCATGTTTTCCGCGGCCAAAGGCGAGCCAAAGACCCGCCAGACAAGAATCAAGGGCTTGGCAAGCATGCAATGTTCTCCTTCCCGGCGGTTAAGGAACATCGTATTCTGCGCCGCATCGCGACTAGACGTGTGGGAACAGTCAATTTCGCCTGCAGAAACCCGCCGACGAGTTTCCCGAACATGTTCCACTGACTCTCGAGCCAATATTGCGCGAGTATTGAGGTACGGGGCAAGGGCTGGCCGGCAAAGCCTGCATACCTTTCGACTTGGCGCCAACCCGCGCTTAAGACCTGCTGCGTAAATGGGCCGTATTGGCATTTCATAGACCTTGACCACTCCTGACgttggccatgatggcgtCTCACCTcattcatcatcaacatcgacagaCATTCGCTGTTGACCGGCGGTGTTCTCCCACCTTTGCTCTATTCCGGCCCAAAATTCACGCTCGTTAACAGCACTGGACGATTTGCACAAAGCCGGATAAACCTGCATACCAGCGGCGGCCGCTGTGGACCCGCTTCTCCCTGAAATATGAAGACCAACACCCTCTTTTCAGCAGCCTGCTGTGCTGTTCTGCCCGCCGCCCACGCTATACAACTCAGCTTGGATAGCCCGCAATCGATTCGAGATGCTTCAGCGAAAATCACAGAGAAGATGGTTGCGTGGTACCAAGGAAACTCGTTTCAAATACCGGGACTTCTTCCAGGACCGTACTACTGGTGGGAGTCGGGCGCGATGTTTGGATCTTTGATCGATTACTGGTATTACACGGGCGACGAGCAGTACAACGCATTGGTGACTGAAGGGTTATTGTTCCAGGTGAGTCGCGATGCTGGTCGGCCTGGTTTGCGAGGAATGAGAAGGAATACGGATACGAATACGGGGAGCCCTGCGCGAATGGAGCAAACAGAGGCACGCCTGAGGTTGGAATGCGAGCGTCTGACTGATCGGGTATGATACAGGTCGGTCCTGATGCGAACTTCATGCCTCCAAATCAATCGAAATCGCTAGGAAACGATGATCAAGCATTCTGGTATacacttcctcttctcgcatACGATCACGAACGCCATACTAACGCAAAACCTCGTAGGGGCATCGCAGCAATGTCAGCCGCAGAATACAACTTCCCCAACCCACCCGAAGACCAACCCCAATGGCTCGCTCTCGCCCAAGCAGTCTTCAACTCCCAAGCCGTCCGCTGGGACACAAACGCCTGCGGCGGAGGACTCAAATGGCAAATTTTCACTTTCAACAACGGCTACAACTACAAAAACGCAATTTCAAACGGCTGTTTCTTTAACCTCGGAGCCCGATTGGCAATGTACACGAAAAACACCACTTTCTCCGAATGGGCGGATCGAACTTGGGATTGGTCGCGCAGTATCGGAATGATTAGCGATGATTATCATGTCTATGATGGTTCTGATGATAAACTGGATTGTCGCGAGTTGAACCATTTTCAATGGTCTTACAATGCCGGAGTGTACCTCAATGCCGCAGCTGTGATGTGGAATATTACAGCGAATGGGGCGGATGAGGCGAAGTGGCGAGAACGTGTGCAAGGCATGTTGGATGCGATTATTAGGATTTTCTTCAAGGGGAGTGATATTATGATTGAAGTGGCGTGCGAGGATTCGAGGAACTGCAATATTGATCAGCAGACTTTTAAGGCGTATTTGAGTCGGTGGATGGCGGCTACTGTGAAGGTTGCGCCTTGGACGCATGATATTGTTATGCCGTTGATGTCGGCTTCggcgattgctgctgctgcgtcggTGAGTgattttcttctcttttgaAAGGTTCGAGTCTTTGGTGGCCAGTTGCTAACTTGATGGGTACAGTGCTCCGGTGGCTCAGATGGCGAAACTTGCGGAACGAAATGGACGACAGGAGAGTGGGATGGAGCT comes from the Cercospora beticola chromosome 4, complete sequence genome and includes:
- a CDS encoding uncharacterized protein (CAZy:GH76), whose amino-acid sequence is MKTNTLFSAACCAVLPAAHAIQLSLDSPQSIRDASAKITEKMVAWYQGNSFQIPGLLPGPYYWWESGAMFGSLIDYWYYTGDEQYNALVTEGLLFQVGPDANFMPPNQSKSLGNDDQAFWGIAAMSAAEYNFPNPPEDQPQWLALAQAVFNSQAVRWDTNACGGGLKWQIFTFNNGYNYKNAISNGCFFNLGARLAMYTKNTTFSEWADRTWDWSRSIGMISDDYHVYDGSDDKLDCRELNHFQWSYNAGVYLNAAAVMWNITANGADEAKWRERVQGMLDAIIRIFFKGSDIMIEVACEDSRNCNIDQQTFKAYLSRWMAATVKVAPWTHDIVMPLMSASAIAAAASCSGGSDGETCGTKWTTGEWDGAFGVGQQMNALEVIQANLIDQVSGPVGNGTGATSVGDPNAGTRGDNDIAEPSDITTADRAGAGILTALVLVALGTGSYFMVL